A genomic stretch from Plasmodium brasilianum strain Bolivian I chromosome 9, whole genome shotgun sequence includes:
- a CDS encoding protein farnesyltransferase subunit beta — protein sequence MDKYNTYMLRYNKKKICVELLFELIKYEKSKNISKVDFENDEFYNYLESIIKLLFNYVFNINKENDIYDTENKCRTNFYSSSSESLSDILINSSEEDNGPSEFFSFPKINTKEEKVIFLHDNYENNNEFECFQKNTGDNNKDLKENNLNTNIYENNDANANVNYFSKIHDQKDNENERKLEKKTQEELFYRKNDNYMSYFFFFNFHLNCNKNTQTIKEKKKVEKQILSIYYKSFSSTIIDILLNNSKVGISDIILFFIFDNVGNLDDISVFFSEGFYTFERIYAYIHNHVSCNHNISLNKGENEFIFTRPFLNFEKFHQNEYENENPKVYCKDYEGASKKVKHHIKDQQAEAQKDMAPFNNEMHGIIKESGTYYDTLKGKNEKNGINDDEKKRINKKFTTSSKYENEEDNISIYVNEILKEKIIDSYFSLGDMENNDISKLNSAQIIDDILIIENFKFLLNKSSILLNKFISILNIELEKQKHFKFCLDIFFLKNLKLNFLEASKPWIFYWCIHAIYILYNDLEIEQKLSKGTFSYIKKCVFLYLNKIKNEKDAFGGGLNQYTHIATTYATVCVFIYLHDEENNFLSFLDKKKLHTYILKLKCKDGSFRVHKNGEIDMRGTYCAISICSMCHILTNEVKKNVEKYIMSCQNYEGGFTSEKFQESHGGYTYCALATLCILGKIKKINLNNLMIWLINKQGNLEGAFMGRTNKLVDACYSFWIGSIFFLINEIYILKNFFQKYKKEKSLIHEKFKIVRKTGCTHLNELKTFGVTDLQKKDSNSEKNEQTVLYSTKQNKTCNTTSYNTSTYNNNNGNSNSNNNDNYCNKNESLTFLTEKKLIELEIMGKNKNFSFITSSILNEQFHFKNYKNKFMENKVLFNVNYLKLYLLLCSQGNNGGMKDKPNEKVDYYHTCYALSGLSLIENYILSNMHYSEDTYNNKDNINKLNKIHILYNITVSKVLKSYIYFSPNFPLSENKINHKVGKGAYLYLKRLIY from the coding sequence ATGGATAAGTATAACACCTATATGttaagatataataaaaaaaaaatatgtgtagAATTACTGTTTGAgttaattaaatatgaaaaaagtaaaaatatttctaagGTGGACTTTGAAAATGATGagttttataattatctAGAGAGCATTATTAAGTTGTTATTTAACTATGtatttaacataaataaagaaaatgataTTTATGACACAGAAAATAAATGTAGAACCAACTTCTATTCGAGCTCCTCTGAGAGCTTAAGTGATATACTTATAAATTCAAGTGAAGAGGATAATGGACCATCTgaatttttctcttttcctAAAATTAATacgaaagaagaaaaagtaatattCCTTCatgataattatgaaaataacaaTGAATTCGAATGTTTCCAAAAAAATACAggagataataataaagatctaaaagaaaacaatttaaatacaaatatttatgaaaataatgatgcAAATGCTAATGTGAACTATTTCAGCAAGATACACGACCAAAAAGACaatgaaaatgaaagaaagcttgaaaaaaaaacacaagaagaattattttacagaaaaaatgataattatatgtcttacttttttttcttcaactttcatttaaattgtaACAAAAATACTCAAactataaaagaaaaaaaaaaagttgaaaaacaaatattgaGCATTTACTACAAATCCTTTTCTTCAACAATCATtgatattcttttaaataactCGAAAGTTGGCATTTcagatattattttattctttatttttgataaCGTTGGTAACCTTGATGATATTAGCGTCTTTTTTTCAGAAGGATTTTATACTTTTGAAAggatatatgcatatattcataatcaTGTTTCTTGTAATCATAACATATCCTTAAATAAAGGTGAAAATGAATTCATTTTTACTcgtccttttttaaattttgaaaaatttcaTCAAAATGAATATGAAAACGAGAACCCAAAAGTTTACTGTAAGGATTATGAGGGGGCATCAAAAAAGGTTAAACACCACATAAAGGATCAACAGGCTGAAGCTCAAAAGGATATGGCCCCATTCAATAACGAAATGCATGGTATAATTAAGGAGTCGGGAACATATTATGATacattaaaaggaaaaaacgaaaagaaCGGTATCAATGATGATGAAAAGAAGAGaatcaataaaaaattcacAACCAGttcaaaatatgaaaatgaagaggacaatatttccatatatgtgaacgaaatattaaaagaaaaaatcatAGATTCATACTTTTCGTTAGGAGATATGGAAAATAATGACATTTCTAAACTGAATAGTGCTCAGATTATAGACGATATACTAATcatagaaaattttaaatttctcTTAAATAAATCATCAATTTTgcttaataaatttatcagtatattaaatatagaatTAGAAAAGCAAAAGCACTTCAAATTTTGtcttgatatattttttttaaaaaacttaaagttaaattttttagaaGCATCCAAACCTTGGATTTTTTATTGGTGTATTCATGCCATTTATATCCTATACAACGACTTGGAAATTGAgcaaaaattaagtaaaggCACATTTAGTTACATAAAGAAATGTGTGTtcctttatttaaataaaataaaaaatgaaaaagacgCTTTTGGTGGTGGCTTAAATCAGTATACTCATATAGCAACAACATATGCTACTGTGTgtgtgttcatatatttacatgatgaagaaaataattttttaagttttctagataaaaaaaaattacataccTATATACTTAAATTGAAATGTAAAGATGGCTCATTTAGAGTACACAAAAACGGTGAGATAGATATGCGAGGAACATATTGTGCTATATCCATATGTTCCATGTGTCACATACTAActaatgaagtaaaaaaaaatgttgaaaaatatatcatgtCATGCCAGAATTATGAAGGAGGATTTACTAGTGAAAAGTTTCAAGAAAGCCATGGAGGTTATACTTATTGTGCATTAGCTACTTTATGCATActtggaaaaattaaaaaaataaatttaaataatttaatgatTTGGTTAATTAACAAACAAGGAAACCTAGAAGGTGCATTTATGGGAAGAACAAACAAGTTAGTTGATGCTTGTTACTCATTTTGGATAggatccattttttttttaattaatgagatttatatattaaagaatttctttcaaaaatataaaaaggaaaaaagtcTTATtcatgaaaaatttaaaattgttCGCAAAACTGGTTGCACCCATTTGAATGAGTTAAAAACTTTTGGAGTAACAGATTTACAGAAAAAGGATTCAAACAGTGAGAAAAACGAACAAACCGTACTATATtcaacaaaacaaaacaaaacatgtAACACCACTTCTTATAATAcaagtacatataataataacaatggtaacagtaatagtaataataatgacaactactgtaataaaaatgaatcaCTTACTTTTTTAACTGAAAAGAAGCTTATAGAACTGGAGATTATGggtaagaataaaaatttctcaTTTATTACTTCAAGCATTCTCAACGAACAGttccattttaaaaattataaaaataaatttatggaAAATAAAGTTCTGTTTAATGTGAATTATCTAAAGCTTTATCTGCTTTTATGTTCTCAAGGTAATAATGGTGGAATGAAAGATAAACCAAACGAAAAGGTTGATTATTATCACACGTGTTATGCTTTAAGTGGCTTATCCCTAATAGAGAACTACATATTATCAAATATGCACTATAGTGAAGACACATACAATAATAAGGACaacataaacaaattaaacaaaatacatattttatacaatatAACTGTTTCAAAGgttttaaaaagttatatcTATTTTTCCCCCAATTTCCCACTAAGTGAAAACAAGATTAATCACAAAGTTGGGAAGGGTGCTTACTTGTACTTGAAAAGgctaatttattaa